One stretch of Prinia subflava isolate CZ2003 ecotype Zambia chromosome 19, Cam_Psub_1.2, whole genome shotgun sequence DNA includes these proteins:
- the LRRC43 gene encoding leucine-rich repeat-containing protein 43 isoform X4, translated as MAAPGSVSAAFQEYLQHLGLQDFPCGLGSWNKSRLDARRSPRAGPAGPEEAVPPGEETPEALLELLRDQHSPWALPPECSPQERLLREVAVLAPELLRGSRVFQAVKSLRILDKGVLELCCNAVGDLQDLCAQPPPELQHLGLGYNRLCGPSQEKHLTVDFWPNLVSLDLSFNSLTDLLELVSQLSTLQNLHVLVLQGNPLALIPTYRGFLVDSLPKLAILDDIHIWPEERQQFHGLARQPELVRSGARVVVSIGEMKGLPNPEAFQQLDVGPEGPVITYSYCVTYEFAEAEELEHRGSPEGTKIHQSPTVTTLGVDSSAQDAGETKSHQELAATEEPKAHSAKVFATPGQPWAATIDCSYRKEHIAKDLLGLKSFLQAGTTVSVVEEKVLSWPVDADPEENTVPKKKEGQEQKNSAKQKKKKQQPREFPSDPPIRSTLGTTRVTLETLLATEDLVATVCDFGVLIPDKPPEPSVLEEKVVKKGKDKSKNHKAQKGGLASRKTATPTSKDIDCRALRTQPGLWESVSAPAPRVGCQPPWETHTDSIPCQGRRAKQIFLEKGKNKDTAEMEEGQELQLVPLTVQFQMQLLRWPLAASTQSQENVAMAVGKTQ; from the exons ATGGCAGCACCCGGCAGCGTCTCGGCGGCTTTTCAGGAGTacctgcagcacctggggctgcaggactTCCCCTGTGGCCTCGGCAGCTGG AACAAATCCCGCCTCGATGCCCGCAGGAGCCCCCGGGCAGGGCCAGCGGGGCCGGAGGAGGCCGTGCCACCGGGAGAGGAGACCCCCGAGgcgctgctggagctgctgagagaccagcacagcccctgggctctgccccccGAGTGCAGCCCCCAGGAGCGGCTCCTGCGGGAAGTGGCCGTGCTGGCACCTGAGCTCCTGCGCGGCTCCAGAGTCTTCCAGGCTGTCAAGTCCCTGCGGATACTGGACAAGGGG GTCCTGGAGCTCTGTTGCAACGCTGTGGGTGATCTGCAGGACCTGTGTGCTCAGCCAccccctgagctccagcacttGGGGCTGGGGTACAACCGGCTGTGTGGCCCTTCCCAGGAAAAGCACCTCACTGTGGATTTCTG GCCAAACCTTGTCTCCCTTGACCTGAGCTTTAACAGCCTCACAgacctgctggagctggtgtCCCAGCTGTCCACTCTGCAGAACCTCCACGTCCTGGTGCTCCAAGGGAACCCACTGGCTCTCATCCCCACTTACAGAGGCTTCCTCGTGGACAGCCTGCCCAAGCTGGCCATCCTCGATGACATCCACATATGGcctgaggagaggcagcagtTCCATGGCCTGGCAAGGCAGCCAG AGCTGGTCAGGAGTGGAGCACGAGTGGTCGTGAGCATTGGGGAGATGAAGGGACTCCCCAACCCTGAAGCTTTTCAGCAGCTGGATGTTGGCCCCGAGGGTCCGGTGATCACCTACAGCTACTGCGTGACCTACGAGtttgcagaggcagaggagctggagcacaggggcAGCCCCGAG GGAACAAAAATCCACCAGAGTCCCACAGTGACCACGCTGGGTGtggacagctctgctcaggacGCAGGAGAAACAAAGAGCCATCAGGAGCTTGCAGCCACCGAGGAGCCCAAGGCCCACTCTG CAAAGGTGTTTGCCACCCCtggacagccctgggcagccacCATCGACTGCAGCTACAGGAAGGAACACATTGCCAAGGACTTGCTGGGGCTGAAGTCCTTCCTGCAGGCTGGAACGACTGTCTCAGTTGTGGAGGAGAAG GTGCTCTCATGGCCTGTGGATGCTGATCCAGAAGAAAACACTGTCccaaaaaagaaggaaggacaGGAGCAGAAGAACAGTGCAAAG cagaaaaagaagaagcagcagccacGTGAATTCCCTAGCGACCCTCCCATCCGGAGCACCCTGGGCACCACCAGGGTGACCTTGGAGACCCTGCTGGCCACCGAGGACCTGGTGGCAACTGTGTGTGACTTTGGGGTTCTGATTCCAGACAAACCACCAGAACCATCAGTTCTGGAGGAGAAG GTGGTGAAAAAGGGCAAAGACAAGAGCAAAAATCACAAAGCACAGAAAGGAGGTCTGGCCAGCAGGAAAACCGCGACTCCGACTTCCAAAG ACATTGACTGCAGGGCTCTCCGGACACAGCCTGGACTCTGGGAATCGGTGTCTGCACCAGCACCGAGGGTGGGCTGCCAGCCGCCCTGGGAGACACACACCGACAGCATCCCGTGCCAGGGGAGAAGGGCAAAGCAGATCTTTTTGG
- the LRRC43 gene encoding leucine-rich repeat-containing protein 43 isoform X5: MAAPGSVSAAFQEYLQHLGLQDFPCGLGSWNKSRLDARRSPRAGPAGPEEAVPPGEETPEALLELLRDQHSPWALPPECSPQERLLREVAVLAPELLRGSRVFQAVKSLRILDKGVEEVDEGLLRFQQLEELILSANHISRVPSAHLPRSLKVLELCCNAVGDLQDLCAQPPPELQHLGLGYNRLCGPSQEKHLTVDFWPNLVSLDLSFNSLTDLLELVSQLSTLQNLHVLVLQGNPLALIPTYRGFLVDSLPKLAILDDIHIWPEERQQFHGLARQPELVRSGARVVVSIGEMKGLPNPEAFQQLDVGPEGPVITYSYCVTYEFAEAEELEHRGSPEGTKIHQSPTVTTLGVDSSAQDAGETKSHQELAATEEPKAHSAKVFATPGQPWAATIDCSYRKEHIAKDLLGLKSFLQAGTTVSVVEEKVLSWPVDADPEENTVPKKKEGQEQKNSAKQKKKKQQPREFPSDPPIRSTLGTTRVTLETLLATEDLVATVCDFGVLIPDKPPEPSVLEEKVVKKGKDKSKNHKAQKGGLASRKTATPTSKEKGKNKDTAEMEEGQELQLVPLTVQFQMQLLRWPLAASTQSQENVAMAVGKTQ; encoded by the exons ATGGCAGCACCCGGCAGCGTCTCGGCGGCTTTTCAGGAGTacctgcagcacctggggctgcaggactTCCCCTGTGGCCTCGGCAGCTGG AACAAATCCCGCCTCGATGCCCGCAGGAGCCCCCGGGCAGGGCCAGCGGGGCCGGAGGAGGCCGTGCCACCGGGAGAGGAGACCCCCGAGgcgctgctggagctgctgagagaccagcacagcccctgggctctgccccccGAGTGCAGCCCCCAGGAGCGGCTCCTGCGGGAAGTGGCCGTGCTGGCACCTGAGCTCCTGCGCGGCTCCAGAGTCTTCCAGGCTGTCAAGTCCCTGCGGATACTGGACAAGGGG GTGGAGGAGGTGGATGAGGGTCTGCTGCGgttccagcagctggaggagctcatCCTCAGTGCCAACCACATCAGCAGAGTCCCCTCGGCCCACCTGCCCCGGAGTCTGAAA GTCCTGGAGCTCTGTTGCAACGCTGTGGGTGATCTGCAGGACCTGTGTGCTCAGCCAccccctgagctccagcacttGGGGCTGGGGTACAACCGGCTGTGTGGCCCTTCCCAGGAAAAGCACCTCACTGTGGATTTCTG GCCAAACCTTGTCTCCCTTGACCTGAGCTTTAACAGCCTCACAgacctgctggagctggtgtCCCAGCTGTCCACTCTGCAGAACCTCCACGTCCTGGTGCTCCAAGGGAACCCACTGGCTCTCATCCCCACTTACAGAGGCTTCCTCGTGGACAGCCTGCCCAAGCTGGCCATCCTCGATGACATCCACATATGGcctgaggagaggcagcagtTCCATGGCCTGGCAAGGCAGCCAG AGCTGGTCAGGAGTGGAGCACGAGTGGTCGTGAGCATTGGGGAGATGAAGGGACTCCCCAACCCTGAAGCTTTTCAGCAGCTGGATGTTGGCCCCGAGGGTCCGGTGATCACCTACAGCTACTGCGTGACCTACGAGtttgcagaggcagaggagctggagcacaggggcAGCCCCGAG GGAACAAAAATCCACCAGAGTCCCACAGTGACCACGCTGGGTGtggacagctctgctcaggacGCAGGAGAAACAAAGAGCCATCAGGAGCTTGCAGCCACCGAGGAGCCCAAGGCCCACTCTG CAAAGGTGTTTGCCACCCCtggacagccctgggcagccacCATCGACTGCAGCTACAGGAAGGAACACATTGCCAAGGACTTGCTGGGGCTGAAGTCCTTCCTGCAGGCTGGAACGACTGTCTCAGTTGTGGAGGAGAAG GTGCTCTCATGGCCTGTGGATGCTGATCCAGAAGAAAACACTGTCccaaaaaagaaggaaggacaGGAGCAGAAGAACAGTGCAAAG cagaaaaagaagaagcagcagccacGTGAATTCCCTAGCGACCCTCCCATCCGGAGCACCCTGGGCACCACCAGGGTGACCTTGGAGACCCTGCTGGCCACCGAGGACCTGGTGGCAACTGTGTGTGACTTTGGGGTTCTGATTCCAGACAAACCACCAGAACCATCAGTTCTGGAGGAGAAG GTGGTGAAAAAGGGCAAAGACAAGAGCAAAAATCACAAAGCACAGAAAGGAGGTCTGGCCAGCAGGAAAACCGCGACTCCGACTTCCAAAG
- the LRRC43 gene encoding leucine-rich repeat-containing protein 43 isoform X3, giving the protein MAAPGSVSAAFQEYLQHLGLQDFPCGLGSWNKSRLDARRSPRAGPAGPEEAVPPGEETPEALLELLRDQHSPWALPPECSPQERLLREVAVLAPELLRGSRVFQAVKSLRILDKGVEEVDEGLLRFQQLEELILSANHISRVPSAHLPRSLKVLELCCNAVGDLQDLCAQPPPELQHLGLGYNRLCGPSQEKHLTVDFWPNLVSLDLSFNSLTDLLELVSQLSTLQNLHVLVLQGNPLALIPTYRGFLVDSLPKLAILDDIHIWPEERQQFHGLARQPELVRSGARVVVSIGEMKGLPNPEAFQQLDVGPEGPVITYSYCVTYEFAEAEELEHRGSPEGTKIHQSPTVTTLGVDSSAQDAGETKSHQELAATEEPKAHSAKVFATPGQPWAATIDCSYRKEHIAKDLLGLKSFLQAGTTVSVVEEKVLSWPVDADPEENTVPKKKEGQEQKNSAKQKKKKQQPREFPSDPPIRSTLGTTRVTLETLLATEDLVATVCDFGVLIPDKPPEPSVLEEKVVKKGKDKSKNHKAQKGGLASRKTATPTSKDIDCRALRTQPGLWESVSAPAPRVGCQPPWETHTDSIPCQGRRAKQIFLEKGKNKDTAEMEEGQELQLVPLTVQFQMQLLRWPLAASTQSQENVAMAVGKTQ; this is encoded by the exons ATGGCAGCACCCGGCAGCGTCTCGGCGGCTTTTCAGGAGTacctgcagcacctggggctgcaggactTCCCCTGTGGCCTCGGCAGCTGG AACAAATCCCGCCTCGATGCCCGCAGGAGCCCCCGGGCAGGGCCAGCGGGGCCGGAGGAGGCCGTGCCACCGGGAGAGGAGACCCCCGAGgcgctgctggagctgctgagagaccagcacagcccctgggctctgccccccGAGTGCAGCCCCCAGGAGCGGCTCCTGCGGGAAGTGGCCGTGCTGGCACCTGAGCTCCTGCGCGGCTCCAGAGTCTTCCAGGCTGTCAAGTCCCTGCGGATACTGGACAAGGGG GTGGAGGAGGTGGATGAGGGTCTGCTGCGgttccagcagctggaggagctcatCCTCAGTGCCAACCACATCAGCAGAGTCCCCTCGGCCCACCTGCCCCGGAGTCTGAAA GTCCTGGAGCTCTGTTGCAACGCTGTGGGTGATCTGCAGGACCTGTGTGCTCAGCCAccccctgagctccagcacttGGGGCTGGGGTACAACCGGCTGTGTGGCCCTTCCCAGGAAAAGCACCTCACTGTGGATTTCTG GCCAAACCTTGTCTCCCTTGACCTGAGCTTTAACAGCCTCACAgacctgctggagctggtgtCCCAGCTGTCCACTCTGCAGAACCTCCACGTCCTGGTGCTCCAAGGGAACCCACTGGCTCTCATCCCCACTTACAGAGGCTTCCTCGTGGACAGCCTGCCCAAGCTGGCCATCCTCGATGACATCCACATATGGcctgaggagaggcagcagtTCCATGGCCTGGCAAGGCAGCCAG AGCTGGTCAGGAGTGGAGCACGAGTGGTCGTGAGCATTGGGGAGATGAAGGGACTCCCCAACCCTGAAGCTTTTCAGCAGCTGGATGTTGGCCCCGAGGGTCCGGTGATCACCTACAGCTACTGCGTGACCTACGAGtttgcagaggcagaggagctggagcacaggggcAGCCCCGAG GGAACAAAAATCCACCAGAGTCCCACAGTGACCACGCTGGGTGtggacagctctgctcaggacGCAGGAGAAACAAAGAGCCATCAGGAGCTTGCAGCCACCGAGGAGCCCAAGGCCCACTCTG CAAAGGTGTTTGCCACCCCtggacagccctgggcagccacCATCGACTGCAGCTACAGGAAGGAACACATTGCCAAGGACTTGCTGGGGCTGAAGTCCTTCCTGCAGGCTGGAACGACTGTCTCAGTTGTGGAGGAGAAG GTGCTCTCATGGCCTGTGGATGCTGATCCAGAAGAAAACACTGTCccaaaaaagaaggaaggacaGGAGCAGAAGAACAGTGCAAAG cagaaaaagaagaagcagcagccacGTGAATTCCCTAGCGACCCTCCCATCCGGAGCACCCTGGGCACCACCAGGGTGACCTTGGAGACCCTGCTGGCCACCGAGGACCTGGTGGCAACTGTGTGTGACTTTGGGGTTCTGATTCCAGACAAACCACCAGAACCATCAGTTCTGGAGGAGAAG GTGGTGAAAAAGGGCAAAGACAAGAGCAAAAATCACAAAGCACAGAAAGGAGGTCTGGCCAGCAGGAAAACCGCGACTCCGACTTCCAAAG ACATTGACTGCAGGGCTCTCCGGACACAGCCTGGACTCTGGGAATCGGTGTCTGCACCAGCACCGAGGGTGGGCTGCCAGCCGCCCTGGGAGACACACACCGACAGCATCCCGTGCCAGGGGAGAAGGGCAAAGCAGATCTTTTTGG
- the LRRC43 gene encoding leucine-rich repeat-containing protein 43 isoform X1, with the protein MAAPGSVSAAFQEYLQHLGLQDFPCGLGSWNKSRLDARRSPRAGPAGPEEAVPPGEETPEALLELLRDQHSPWALPPECSPQERLLREVAVLAPELLRGSRVFQAVKSLRILDKGPPQDAVLIRVIRMSHRSTRVHVTLATRCRRDELAKPSSLQVEEVDEGLLRFQQLEELILSANHISRVPSAHLPRSLKVLELCCNAVGDLQDLCAQPPPELQHLGLGYNRLCGPSQEKHLTVDFWPNLVSLDLSFNSLTDLLELVSQLSTLQNLHVLVLQGNPLALIPTYRGFLVDSLPKLAILDDIHIWPEERQQFHGLARQPELVRSGARVVVSIGEMKGLPNPEAFQQLDVGPEGPVITYSYCVTYEFAEAEELEHRGSPEGTKIHQSPTVTTLGVDSSAQDAGETKSHQELAATEEPKAHSAKVFATPGQPWAATIDCSYRKEHIAKDLLGLKSFLQAGTTVSVVEEKVLSWPVDADPEENTVPKKKEGQEQKNSAKQKKKKQQPREFPSDPPIRSTLGTTRVTLETLLATEDLVATVCDFGVLIPDKPPEPSVLEEKVVKKGKDKSKNHKAQKGGLASRKTATPTSKDIDCRALRTQPGLWESVSAPAPRVGCQPPWETHTDSIPCQGRRAKQIFLEKGKNKDTAEMEEGQELQLVPLTVQFQMQLLRWPLAASTQSQENVAMAVGKTQ; encoded by the exons ATGGCAGCACCCGGCAGCGTCTCGGCGGCTTTTCAGGAGTacctgcagcacctggggctgcaggactTCCCCTGTGGCCTCGGCAGCTGG AACAAATCCCGCCTCGATGCCCGCAGGAGCCCCCGGGCAGGGCCAGCGGGGCCGGAGGAGGCCGTGCCACCGGGAGAGGAGACCCCCGAGgcgctgctggagctgctgagagaccagcacagcccctgggctctgccccccGAGTGCAGCCCCCAGGAGCGGCTCCTGCGGGAAGTGGCCGTGCTGGCACCTGAGCTCCTGCGCGGCTCCAGAGTCTTCCAGGCTGTCAAGTCCCTGCGGATACTGGACAAGGGG cctccccaggaTGCTGTGCTAATCCGTGTCATACGGATGTCACACAGATCAACGCGTGTCCATGTCACCCTGGCCACGAGGTGCCGCAGGGATGAGTTGGCCAAACCCAGCTCTTTGCAGGTGGAGGAGGTGGATGAGGGTCTGCTGCGgttccagcagctggaggagctcatCCTCAGTGCCAACCACATCAGCAGAGTCCCCTCGGCCCACCTGCCCCGGAGTCTGAAA GTCCTGGAGCTCTGTTGCAACGCTGTGGGTGATCTGCAGGACCTGTGTGCTCAGCCAccccctgagctccagcacttGGGGCTGGGGTACAACCGGCTGTGTGGCCCTTCCCAGGAAAAGCACCTCACTGTGGATTTCTG GCCAAACCTTGTCTCCCTTGACCTGAGCTTTAACAGCCTCACAgacctgctggagctggtgtCCCAGCTGTCCACTCTGCAGAACCTCCACGTCCTGGTGCTCCAAGGGAACCCACTGGCTCTCATCCCCACTTACAGAGGCTTCCTCGTGGACAGCCTGCCCAAGCTGGCCATCCTCGATGACATCCACATATGGcctgaggagaggcagcagtTCCATGGCCTGGCAAGGCAGCCAG AGCTGGTCAGGAGTGGAGCACGAGTGGTCGTGAGCATTGGGGAGATGAAGGGACTCCCCAACCCTGAAGCTTTTCAGCAGCTGGATGTTGGCCCCGAGGGTCCGGTGATCACCTACAGCTACTGCGTGACCTACGAGtttgcagaggcagaggagctggagcacaggggcAGCCCCGAG GGAACAAAAATCCACCAGAGTCCCACAGTGACCACGCTGGGTGtggacagctctgctcaggacGCAGGAGAAACAAAGAGCCATCAGGAGCTTGCAGCCACCGAGGAGCCCAAGGCCCACTCTG CAAAGGTGTTTGCCACCCCtggacagccctgggcagccacCATCGACTGCAGCTACAGGAAGGAACACATTGCCAAGGACTTGCTGGGGCTGAAGTCCTTCCTGCAGGCTGGAACGACTGTCTCAGTTGTGGAGGAGAAG GTGCTCTCATGGCCTGTGGATGCTGATCCAGAAGAAAACACTGTCccaaaaaagaaggaaggacaGGAGCAGAAGAACAGTGCAAAG cagaaaaagaagaagcagcagccacGTGAATTCCCTAGCGACCCTCCCATCCGGAGCACCCTGGGCACCACCAGGGTGACCTTGGAGACCCTGCTGGCCACCGAGGACCTGGTGGCAACTGTGTGTGACTTTGGGGTTCTGATTCCAGACAAACCACCAGAACCATCAGTTCTGGAGGAGAAG GTGGTGAAAAAGGGCAAAGACAAGAGCAAAAATCACAAAGCACAGAAAGGAGGTCTGGCCAGCAGGAAAACCGCGACTCCGACTTCCAAAG ACATTGACTGCAGGGCTCTCCGGACACAGCCTGGACTCTGGGAATCGGTGTCTGCACCAGCACCGAGGGTGGGCTGCCAGCCGCCCTGGGAGACACACACCGACAGCATCCCGTGCCAGGGGAGAAGGGCAAAGCAGATCTTTTTGG
- the LRRC43 gene encoding leucine-rich repeat-containing protein 43 isoform X2 encodes MAAPGSVSAAFQEYLQHLGLQDFPCGLGSWNKSRLDARRSPRAGPAGPEEAVPPGEETPEALLELLRDQHSPWALPPECSPQERLLREVAVLAPELLRGSRVFQAVKSLRILDKGPPQDAVLIRVIRMSHRSTRVHVTLATRCRRDELAKPSSLQVEEVDEGLLRFQQLEELILSANHISRVPSAHLPRSLKVLELCCNAVGDLQDLCAQPPPELQHLGLGYNRLCGPSQEKHLTVDFWPNLVSLDLSFNSLTDLLELVSQLSTLQNLHVLVLQGNPLALIPTYRGFLVDSLPKLAILDDIHIWPEERQQFHGLARQPELVRSGARVVVSIGEMKGLPNPEAFQQLDVGPEGPVITYSYCVTYEFAEAEELEHRGSPEGTKIHQSPTVTTLGVDSSAQDAGETKSHQELAATEEPKAHSAKVFATPGQPWAATIDCSYRKEHIAKDLLGLKSFLQAGTTVSVVEEKVLSWPVDADPEENTVPKKKEGQEQKNSAKKKKKQQPREFPSDPPIRSTLGTTRVTLETLLATEDLVATVCDFGVLIPDKPPEPSVLEEKVVKKGKDKSKNHKAQKGGLASRKTATPTSKDIDCRALRTQPGLWESVSAPAPRVGCQPPWETHTDSIPCQGRRAKQIFLEKGKNKDTAEMEEGQELQLVPLTVQFQMQLLRWPLAASTQSQENVAMAVGKTQ; translated from the exons ATGGCAGCACCCGGCAGCGTCTCGGCGGCTTTTCAGGAGTacctgcagcacctggggctgcaggactTCCCCTGTGGCCTCGGCAGCTGG AACAAATCCCGCCTCGATGCCCGCAGGAGCCCCCGGGCAGGGCCAGCGGGGCCGGAGGAGGCCGTGCCACCGGGAGAGGAGACCCCCGAGgcgctgctggagctgctgagagaccagcacagcccctgggctctgccccccGAGTGCAGCCCCCAGGAGCGGCTCCTGCGGGAAGTGGCCGTGCTGGCACCTGAGCTCCTGCGCGGCTCCAGAGTCTTCCAGGCTGTCAAGTCCCTGCGGATACTGGACAAGGGG cctccccaggaTGCTGTGCTAATCCGTGTCATACGGATGTCACACAGATCAACGCGTGTCCATGTCACCCTGGCCACGAGGTGCCGCAGGGATGAGTTGGCCAAACCCAGCTCTTTGCAGGTGGAGGAGGTGGATGAGGGTCTGCTGCGgttccagcagctggaggagctcatCCTCAGTGCCAACCACATCAGCAGAGTCCCCTCGGCCCACCTGCCCCGGAGTCTGAAA GTCCTGGAGCTCTGTTGCAACGCTGTGGGTGATCTGCAGGACCTGTGTGCTCAGCCAccccctgagctccagcacttGGGGCTGGGGTACAACCGGCTGTGTGGCCCTTCCCAGGAAAAGCACCTCACTGTGGATTTCTG GCCAAACCTTGTCTCCCTTGACCTGAGCTTTAACAGCCTCACAgacctgctggagctggtgtCCCAGCTGTCCACTCTGCAGAACCTCCACGTCCTGGTGCTCCAAGGGAACCCACTGGCTCTCATCCCCACTTACAGAGGCTTCCTCGTGGACAGCCTGCCCAAGCTGGCCATCCTCGATGACATCCACATATGGcctgaggagaggcagcagtTCCATGGCCTGGCAAGGCAGCCAG AGCTGGTCAGGAGTGGAGCACGAGTGGTCGTGAGCATTGGGGAGATGAAGGGACTCCCCAACCCTGAAGCTTTTCAGCAGCTGGATGTTGGCCCCGAGGGTCCGGTGATCACCTACAGCTACTGCGTGACCTACGAGtttgcagaggcagaggagctggagcacaggggcAGCCCCGAG GGAACAAAAATCCACCAGAGTCCCACAGTGACCACGCTGGGTGtggacagctctgctcaggacGCAGGAGAAACAAAGAGCCATCAGGAGCTTGCAGCCACCGAGGAGCCCAAGGCCCACTCTG CAAAGGTGTTTGCCACCCCtggacagccctgggcagccacCATCGACTGCAGCTACAGGAAGGAACACATTGCCAAGGACTTGCTGGGGCTGAAGTCCTTCCTGCAGGCTGGAACGACTGTCTCAGTTGTGGAGGAGAAG GTGCTCTCATGGCCTGTGGATGCTGATCCAGAAGAAAACACTGTCccaaaaaagaaggaaggacaGGAGCAGAAGAACAGTGCAAAG aaaaagaagaagcagcagccacGTGAATTCCCTAGCGACCCTCCCATCCGGAGCACCCTGGGCACCACCAGGGTGACCTTGGAGACCCTGCTGGCCACCGAGGACCTGGTGGCAACTGTGTGTGACTTTGGGGTTCTGATTCCAGACAAACCACCAGAACCATCAGTTCTGGAGGAGAAG GTGGTGAAAAAGGGCAAAGACAAGAGCAAAAATCACAAAGCACAGAAAGGAGGTCTGGCCAGCAGGAAAACCGCGACTCCGACTTCCAAAG ACATTGACTGCAGGGCTCTCCGGACACAGCCTGGACTCTGGGAATCGGTGTCTGCACCAGCACCGAGGGTGGGCTGCCAGCCGCCCTGGGAGACACACACCGACAGCATCCCGTGCCAGGGGAGAAGGGCAAAGCAGATCTTTTTGG